The Bacillus spongiae genome segment GGAATTCCTTAAAAATCATCGGTCTGTTAAACGAGTTCGACTCGGAGAAGCAGGTGAAGGTGGATCTGGAGTATCGGTGATTGAGTTTAAATAAGTCATAAGGAGAAAGAATGATGAAAATTTCATTTTGGGAAAATGGGTTGGTTCAAACGGCGGGATATTTTTCTGTCGTCATCTTATGCTTAGTCTTATTTTTGACGATTTTTGAAATCGTGACAAAATATCGAAACTGGGAAGAAATTAAAAAAGGGAATATGGCTGTTGCGATGGCAACAGGTGGTAAAATCTTTGGGATAGCGAATATCTTTTCTCACTCTATCGCTCAACATGACGGTTTTTTTAAAATGATTGGGTGGGGAGTATATGGCTTTTTCCTATTAATCATTAGTTATT includes the following:
- a CDS encoding DUF350 domain-containing protein, coding for MMKISFWENGLVQTAGYFSVVILCLVLFLTIFEIVTKYRNWEEIKKGNMAVAMATGGKIFGIANIFSHSIAQHDGFFKMIGWGVYGFFLLIISYFIYEFLTPRFKIDDEIAKDNRAVGFISLVISVGLSYVIGAGIS